From one Trachemys scripta elegans isolate TJP31775 chromosome 14, CAS_Tse_1.0, whole genome shotgun sequence genomic stretch:
- the LOC117887771 gene encoding olfactory receptor 11A1-like, producing the protein MHLIEKAEEDNQTVITEFILLGFGNLPELQILLFLVFLVIYIVTMSGNILIIVLVVTDQHLHTPMYFFLGNLSCLETCYTSTILPRMLASLLTGDRTISVGGCMIQFSFFGYLATTECYLLAAMSYDRYLAICKPLRYAALMNGRLCLQLIVGSWMSGFLSCVILMCFMSQLTFCGPNEIDHFFCDFSPMLKLSCSDSSMITLFSFILVSLDSPCPFLLTVTSYVCIIATILRIPSTTGRQKAFSTCSSHLIVVTVFYGTIMTVYLLPNTNTLKALNKVFSVFYTVLTPMLNPLIYSLRNKEVKEALRKIIS; encoded by the coding sequence ATGCACCTCATAGAGAAAGCAGAAGAGGACAATCAAACGGTCATCACAGAATTTATCCTCCTGGGATTCGGGAATCTCCCTGAACTGCAGATCCTTCTTTTCCTGGTTTTCCTAGTGATCTACATTGTGACCATGtctgggaacatcctcatcaTTGTGCTAGTTGtgactgatcagcaccttcacacccccatgtacttcttccttgggaacttgtcctgcttggagacctgctacacctccaccatcctgcctaggatgctggccagtctcttgactggggacagaaccatttctgtGGGGGGCTGCATGATacagttttctttctttggttATTTGGCAACTACAGAATGCTATCTCCTAGCAGcaatgtcttatgatcggtatttagcgatatgCAAACCCCTGCGTTATGCAGCCCTGATGAACGGCAGGTTGTGCCTCCAGCTAATAGTGGGGTCTTGGATGAGCGGATTTCTAAGTTGTGTAATATTGATGTGTTTTATGTCACAATTAACATTCTGTGGccccaatgaaattgaccatttcttttgtgatttttctcCAATGCTAaaactctcctgcagtgacaGCAGCATGATCACACTGTTTAGTTTCATACTCGTCTCCCTAGATTCGCCTTGCCCATTTCTATTAACTGTGACATCCTATGTTTGTATCATTGCTACtatcctgagaatcccttccaccaccgggagacaaaaggccttttccacctgctcctctcacctcattgtggtTACAGTCTTCTATGGGACCATAATGACTGTGTATCTGCTACCAAATACCAATACTCTGAAAGCCCTGAACAAAGTGTTCTCTGTCTTCTACACAGTCCTGACGCCCATGCtcaaccccctcatctacagcctgcgAAATAAAGAGGTGAAGGAGGCCCTGAGAAAAATCATCAGTTAA